In Streptomyces longhuiensis, the following proteins share a genomic window:
- a CDS encoding Stp1/IreP family PP2C-type Ser/Thr phosphatase yields MYPEPTGEVRMSLSLRFAAGSHKGMIREGNEDSGYAGPRLLAIADGMGGQAAGEVASSEVISTIVALDDDVPGSDILTSLGTAVQRANDQLRMMVEEDPQLEGMGTTLTALLWTGQRLGLVHVGDSRAYLLRDGVLTQITQDHTWVQRLVDEGRITEEEATTHPQRSLLMRALGSGDHVEPDLSIREVRAGDRYLICSDGLSGVVSHQTMEETLASYQGPQETVQDLIQLALRGGGPDNITVIVADVLDIDSGDTLAGQLSDAPVIVGAVAENQQHQLHDGGAMQTPAGRASELGRGTGRQVPGQGGGGGEFGPPGSGDPAGYAPEGSFGSYGDDDFVKPRRGRKWLKRSFFIVLALAVVGGGLYGGYRWTQTQYYVGSNESHVALYRGISQDLAWVSLSKVETDHPEIELKYLPPYQRKQVEATITEGSFGDAKDKIGELSVQASACKKDAERRQAENEQNAKTGEGEAGGTTGATKTSFTTSRASAKTAPSPTPTPSGTAKSKTAPTPTPGPSLSEDEQKLVPLCGKQ; encoded by the coding sequence ATGTACCCGGAGCCGACGGGCGAGGTGCGCATGAGTCTGTCACTGCGCTTCGCCGCCGGATCGCACAAAGGCATGATCCGCGAGGGGAACGAGGACTCGGGCTACGCCGGTCCGCGTCTCCTCGCGATCGCCGACGGCATGGGGGGTCAGGCCGCCGGTGAGGTCGCCTCGTCGGAGGTGATCTCGACGATCGTCGCGCTCGACGACGACGTTCCCGGCTCCGACATCCTCACGTCGCTCGGCACGGCCGTGCAGCGGGCCAACGACCAGCTGCGGATGATGGTCGAGGAGGACCCCCAGCTGGAAGGCATGGGGACGACCCTGACCGCTCTGCTGTGGACGGGTCAGCGCCTCGGCCTCGTGCACGTCGGCGACTCGCGCGCCTATCTGCTGCGCGACGGTGTGCTGACGCAGATCACGCAGGACCACACCTGGGTGCAGCGCCTCGTCGACGAGGGCCGCATCACGGAAGAGGAAGCCACCACTCACCCGCAGAGGTCCCTCCTCATGCGCGCGCTGGGCAGTGGCGATCACGTCGAGCCCGACCTCTCCATCCGTGAGGTGCGGGCCGGCGACCGGTACTTGATCTGCTCCGACGGCCTGTCCGGCGTGGTCTCCCACCAGACGATGGAGGAGACCCTCGCCAGCTACCAGGGCCCGCAGGAGACCGTGCAGGACCTGATCCAGCTGGCGCTGCGCGGCGGTGGCCCGGACAACATCACGGTGATCGTGGCGGACGTCCTGGACATCGACAGCGGTGACACGCTCGCCGGTCAGCTGTCCGACGCCCCGGTCATCGTGGGCGCGGTCGCCGAGAACCAGCAGCACCAGCTGCACGACGGCGGCGCGATGCAGACCCCCGCGGGCCGTGCGTCGGAGCTCGGCCGCGGGACGGGCAGGCAGGTTCCCGGTCAGGGCGGCGGCGGTGGCGAGTTCGGCCCGCCCGGCAGCGGCGACCCGGCCGGTTACGCTCCCGAGGGAAGCTTCGGCTCGTACGGGGACGACGACTTCGTCAAGCCGCGGCGCGGCCGCAAGTGGCTCAAGAGATCCTTCTTCATCGTCCTGGCGCTGGCCGTCGTGGGCGGTGGCCTGTACGGCGGTTACCGCTGGACGCAGACGCAGTACTACGTCGGTTCGAACGAGTCGCATGTCGCGCTGTACCGCGGCATCAGCCAGGACCTGGCGTGGGTGAGTCTGTCGAAGGTCGAGACGGACCACCCCGAGATCGAACTCAAGTACCTGCCGCCCTACCAGCGCAAGCAGGTCGAGGCGACGATCACCGAGGGCAGCTTCGGTGACGCCAAGGACAAGATCGGCGAGCTGTCGGTGCAGGCTTCGGCCTGCAAGAAGGACGCCGAGCGCCGCCAGGCGGAGAACGAGCAGAACGCGAAGACCGGCGAGGGCGAGGCGGGTGGCACCACAGGCGCCACCAAGACGTCTTTCACCACGTCACGCGCCTCGGCGAAGACAGCGCCGAGTCCGACACCCACGCCGTCCGGAACGGCCAAGTCCAAGACCGCACCGACGCCCACACCTGGCCCCAGCCTCTCGGAGGATGAGCAGAAGCTGGTCCCGCTGTGCGGTAAGCAGTAA
- a CDS encoding peptidoglycan D,D-transpeptidase FtsI family protein — MNKPLRRIAIFCGLLVLALLIRDNWLQYAQADKLQSDKQNPRVAIERYAQPRGDIIVDGKSITGSVATDGTDLKYKRTWKDGPMWSPVTGYASQLVGASQIESIEDGILTGNDDRLFFRRTLDMITGKKKEGGNVVTTLNAAAQKAAYDGLKNRGKGAAVAIDPKTGAILAMASTPSYDPSSFAGILQKDGDTFGKLDKNKDKPLTNRALRETYPPGSTFKIVTAAAALEHNLYNGADEKTDTPLPWIMPGTTTPLKNEGNIPCKDATLRVALRYSCNTVFGKVGADLGNDKMLETAEKFGFNKEQFTPVRSNSSVFSSKMNKSQTALSSIGQYNTAATPLQMAMVASAVANGGSLMEPYMVSELQAPNLDTIEQHTPKEMSRPLSEKNAQILQSMMETVVSEGTGTNAQIPGYTVGGKTGTAQHGLNNSEKPYAWFLSYAKAKDGSSPVAVAVVVEDGSANRDDISGGGLAAPIAKSVMEAVLAKK, encoded by the coding sequence GTGAACAAGCCCCTGCGCCGGATCGCGATCTTCTGCGGGCTCCTCGTCCTCGCCCTGCTGATCCGCGACAACTGGCTCCAGTACGCCCAGGCCGACAAGCTGCAGTCCGACAAGCAGAACCCGCGCGTCGCCATCGAGCGGTACGCGCAGCCGCGCGGCGACATCATCGTCGACGGCAAGTCGATCACGGGTTCCGTGGCGACGGACGGCACCGACCTCAAGTACAAGCGGACCTGGAAGGACGGGCCCATGTGGTCGCCCGTCACGGGTTACGCCTCGCAGCTGGTCGGCGCGAGCCAGATCGAGTCCATCGAGGACGGCATCCTCACCGGCAACGACGACCGGCTGTTCTTCCGCCGCACCCTCGACATGATCACCGGCAAGAAGAAGGAGGGTGGCAACGTCGTCACCACCCTCAACGCCGCCGCGCAGAAGGCCGCGTACGACGGTCTGAAGAACCGGGGCAAGGGTGCCGCCGTCGCGATCGACCCGAAGACCGGTGCGATCCTCGCGATGGCGTCGACGCCGTCGTACGACCCGTCGTCGTTCGCCGGGATCCTGCAGAAGGACGGCGACACGTTCGGCAAGCTCGACAAGAACAAGGACAAGCCGCTCACGAACCGCGCGCTGCGCGAGACGTACCCGCCCGGCTCGACCTTCAAGATCGTGACGGCGGCGGCCGCGCTGGAGCACAACCTCTACAACGGCGCCGACGAGAAGACCGATACGCCGCTGCCGTGGATCATGCCGGGCACCACGACGCCGCTGAAGAACGAGGGCAACATCCCCTGCAAGGACGCGACGCTGCGCGTGGCGCTGCGCTACTCCTGCAACACCGTCTTCGGCAAGGTCGGCGCGGACCTCGGCAACGACAAGATGCTGGAGACCGCGGAGAAGTTCGGCTTCAACAAGGAGCAGTTCACCCCGGTCCGTTCGAACTCGTCCGTGTTCTCCAGCAAGATGAACAAGTCGCAGACGGCGCTCTCGTCGATCGGTCAGTACAACACCGCGGCCACGCCGCTGCAGATGGCCATGGTGGCCTCCGCGGTCGCCAACGGCGGCTCTCTCATGGAGCCGTACATGGTCAGCGAGCTCCAGGCGCCGAACCTCGACACCATCGAGCAGCACACGCCGAAGGAGATGAGCCGGCCGCTGTCGGAGAAGAACGCCCAGATCCTTCAGTCGATGATGGAGACGGTCGTCAGCGAGGGCACCGGCACGAACGCGCAGATCCCCGGCTACACGGTCGGCGGCAAGACGGGTACCGCCCAGCACGGCCTCAACAACAGTGAGAAGCCGTACGCGTGGTTCCTGTCGTACGCGAAGGCCAAGGACGGCAGCTCGCCGGTCGCCGTGGCCGTGGTCGTCGAGGACGGCAGCGCGAACCGTGACGACATCTCCGGTGGCGGTCTGGCCGCGCCGATCGCGAAGAGCGTGATGGAAGCGGTGCTCGCCAAAAAGTGA
- a CDS encoding FhaA domain-containing protein produces MGVLKKFEQRLEGLVNGTFAKVFKSEVQPVEIAGALQRECDNNATIWNRERTVVPNDFIVELSAPDFERLSPYSGQLGDELSGMVRDYAKQQRYTFMGPIKVHLEKADDLDTGLYRVRSRTLASSSSQQQSQPSQQPPQPGRGPASAPPAAGGGYGYPPAANAAAGYGQPPASAPPMPAGPPPGRPGQAPAGARPRNQAGPLPGAQVRHWIEINGTRHQISRPTLVLGRSTEADVRIDDPGVSRRHCEIRTGTPSTIQDLGSTNGIVVDGQHTTRATLRDGSRIVVGSTTIIYRQAEG; encoded by the coding sequence ATGGGAGTCCTGAAGAAGTTCGAGCAGCGTCTCGAGGGTCTGGTCAACGGCACCTTCGCCAAGGTGTTCAAGTCCGAGGTCCAGCCCGTCGAGATCGCCGGCGCCCTCCAGCGCGAGTGCGACAACAACGCGACGATCTGGAACCGTGAGCGGACCGTCGTCCCCAACGACTTCATCGTGGAGCTGAGCGCGCCCGACTTCGAGCGCCTCAGCCCCTACTCGGGACAGCTCGGCGACGAGCTGTCCGGCATGGTGCGCGACTACGCGAAGCAGCAGCGCTACACCTTCATGGGACCGATCAAGGTCCACCTGGAGAAGGCGGACGACCTGGACACGGGTCTGTACCGGGTACGCAGCCGCACGCTCGCGTCGAGCTCCAGCCAGCAGCAGTCCCAGCCTTCTCAGCAGCCGCCGCAGCCCGGCCGGGGTCCCGCTTCGGCGCCCCCGGCGGCGGGCGGAGGCTACGGCTACCCTCCGGCGGCCAACGCTGCCGCGGGGTACGGCCAGCCGCCGGCGAGCGCGCCGCCGATGCCCGCGGGGCCGCCTCCGGGCCGCCCCGGGCAGGCACCGGCGGGAGCTCGGCCGCGTAACCAGGCAGGACCGCTGCCCGGCGCTCAAGTGCGTCACTGGATCGAGATCAATGGCACACGCCATCAGATCTCGCGCCCCACGCTGGTCCTCGGCCGCAGCACCGAAGCCGATGTGCGGATCGACGACCCCGGCGTCTCTCGCCGGCACTGTGAGATTCGGACCGGAACGCCCTCGACGATCCAGGATCTCGGGTCCACCAACGGCATCGTGGTGGACGGGCAGCACACCACCCGCGCTACGCTCCGCGACGGCTCGCGGATCGTCGTGGGCAGTACCACCATCATTTACCGGCAAGCCGAAGGGTGA
- a CDS encoding FMN-dependent NADH-azoreductase, with protein sequence MPTLLHVDSSVWPGSASASRTVADAFRKTWEEQHPDGTVIYRDLAENPVPHLDTVGASAGFADPATHSPEQAAAFAERLKLIEELEQADAVLIGAPMYNFSIPSTLKAWLDQVILMGRTAGETPSAKGTPVTVVASRGGSYAPGTPREPFEYVQNYLRDLLGTMLGLDVDFIVPELTLAHTTPAMSELIPLAEASRTKALADADARAKELAGRFSADAA encoded by the coding sequence ATGCCCACGCTTCTGCACGTCGACTCGTCCGTCTGGCCCGGCTCGGCCTCCGCTTCCCGCACCGTCGCCGACGCCTTCCGCAAGACCTGGGAGGAGCAGCACCCCGACGGCACCGTGATCTACCGCGATCTGGCCGAGAACCCGGTCCCGCACCTGGACACGGTCGGCGCCTCCGCCGGTTTCGCCGACCCCGCCACTCACAGCCCCGAGCAGGCCGCGGCCTTCGCCGAGCGCCTGAAGCTCATCGAGGAACTGGAGCAGGCGGACGCGGTGCTGATCGGCGCCCCTATGTACAACTTCTCGATCCCGTCGACCCTGAAGGCCTGGCTGGACCAGGTGATCCTCATGGGGCGCACCGCCGGCGAGACGCCGTCCGCGAAGGGGACGCCGGTCACGGTCGTCGCCAGCCGCGGCGGCTCGTACGCGCCGGGCACCCCGCGCGAACCCTTCGAGTACGTGCAGAACTACCTGCGTGACCTTCTCGGCACGATGCTGGGCCTGGACGTGGACTTCATCGTTCCCGAGCTGACCCTGGCGCACACGACTCCGGCGATGAGCGAGCTCATCCCGCTCGCCGAGGCGTCCCGCACCAAGGCCCTGGCGGACGCGGACGCCCGGGCCAAGGAGCTCGCCGGGCGCTTCTCCGCCGACGCCGCCTGA
- a CDS encoding rhodanese-like domain-containing protein, producing MPTVEVGELVDGDFLLDVREDDEWQAGHAEGALHIPISEFVARYGELTEAAPQDGRVNVICRSGGRSAQVTMYLVQQGIDAVNVDGGMQVWAAAGRPVVDDKGQSGFVL from the coding sequence GTGCCCACGGTTGAGGTCGGCGAGCTCGTGGACGGGGACTTTCTCCTCGATGTCCGTGAGGACGATGAGTGGCAGGCGGGTCACGCCGAGGGTGCTTTGCACATTCCGATCAGTGAGTTCGTGGCGCGTTACGGCGAGCTGACCGAGGCGGCTCCCCAGGACGGTCGGGTCAACGTGATCTGCCGGTCCGGCGGCCGTTCCGCGCAGGTGACGATGTATCTCGTGCAGCAGGGCATCGACGCGGTGAACGTGGACGGTGGCATGCAGGTGTGGGCCGCCGCCGGACGGCCCGTCGTGGACGACAAGGGGCAGTCCGGCTTCGTGCTCTGA
- the pknB gene encoding Stk1 family PASTA domain-containing Ser/Thr kinase, translating to MEEPRRLGGRYELGQVLGRGGMAEVYLAHDTRLGRTVAVKTLRADLARDPSFQARFRREAQSAASLNHPAIVAVYDTGEDYIDGTSIPYIVMEYVDGSTLRELLHSGRKLLPERAMEMTIGILQALEYSHRAGIVHRDIKPANVMLTRTGQVKVMDFGIARAMGDSGMTMTQTSAVIGTAQYLSPEQAKGEQVDARSDLYSTGCLLYELLTVRPPFVGDSPVAVAYQHVREEPQPPSVFDSEITPEMDAIVLKALTKDPDYRYQSADEMRADIEACLDGQPVAATAAMGAVGYGGHPDDQQTAMLHPQNGGGQTSMLPPVNPDDGGYGYDDRPDRRRQNQGKSRTSTILLVLAGVLVLVGAILIGKWFTEGSGNNAPFAAPRFVGKTVPDARLAADNTHLKLDATKKEPCDKFPKGQICSQSPAAGTKVNKNDTITVTVSTGAPKVAVPNVIDDNVDDATAKLEGNDYQFVVETKAKESSATPGTVLDQDPTPGKEVQKGSTVTLTVAKQKKLSTVPDVSNKTCDEAKAQLADNDLKGTCTEEENASVDPGKVFSQSLAANSQAEPGSTVVLKVAKAAQQITVPGDIAGKKLKEVQKQLTDLGLVPALAPNSSNDPNATVVTSQPGPNSPVNKGDTVTLLTVPPGQNGGGGNNGGGGIFGGVTGQ from the coding sequence ATGGAAGAGCCGCGTCGCCTCGGCGGCCGGTACGAGCTGGGCCAGGTGCTCGGCCGTGGTGGCATGGCGGAGGTCTATCTCGCCCATGACACCCGGCTCGGTCGCACCGTGGCGGTGAAGACGCTACGCGCCGACCTCGCGCGCGACCCGTCGTTCCAGGCCCGGTTCCGCCGGGAGGCCCAGTCGGCCGCCTCGCTCAACCATCCCGCGATCGTCGCCGTGTACGACACCGGTGAGGACTACATCGACGGGACCTCCATCCCGTACATCGTGATGGAGTACGTCGACGGATCCACGCTGCGTGAGCTGCTGCACTCCGGGCGCAAGCTGCTGCCCGAGCGTGCCATGGAGATGACCATCGGCATCCTCCAGGCACTCGAGTACTCGCACCGCGCGGGCATCGTCCACCGTGACATCAAGCCGGCCAACGTCATGCTGACGCGGACCGGCCAGGTCAAGGTGATGGACTTCGGCATCGCCCGCGCCATGGGCGACTCCGGCATGACGATGACGCAGACGTCGGCCGTGATCGGCACCGCCCAGTACCTCTCCCCGGAGCAGGCCAAGGGCGAGCAGGTCGACGCGCGGTCCGACCTCTATTCGACGGGCTGTCTCCTCTATGAGCTGCTGACCGTGCGGCCGCCCTTCGTGGGCGACTCCCCGGTCGCGGTCGCGTACCAGCACGTGCGCGAGGAGCCGCAGCCGCCGAGCGTCTTCGACTCCGAGATCACCCCCGAGATGGACGCGATCGTCCTCAAGGCCCTCACCAAGGACCCGGACTACCGCTACCAGTCCGCGGACGAGATGCGGGCCGACATAGAAGCGTGCCTCGACGGGCAGCCGGTCGCCGCGACCGCGGCGATGGGCGCCGTCGGCTACGGCGGCCACCCCGACGACCAGCAGACCGCGATGCTGCACCCGCAGAACGGCGGCGGCCAGACGTCGATGCTGCCGCCGGTCAATCCGGACGACGGCGGCTACGGCTACGACGATCGCCCCGACCGGCGCCGCCAGAACCAGGGCAAGAGCCGTACGTCGACGATCCTGCTCGTCCTCGCGGGCGTCCTCGTCCTGGTCGGCGCGATCCTGATCGGCAAGTGGTTCACCGAGGGGAGCGGGAACAACGCTCCGTTCGCGGCGCCCAGGTTCGTCGGCAAGACGGTCCCCGATGCCAGGCTCGCCGCCGACAACACGCACCTCAAGCTGGACGCCACGAAGAAGGAGCCCTGCGACAAGTTCCCCAAGGGTCAGATCTGCTCGCAGAGCCCGGCCGCGGGAACCAAGGTCAACAAGAACGACACCATCACGGTGACGGTGTCGACCGGTGCGCCGAAGGTCGCGGTGCCGAATGTCATCGACGACAACGTCGACGACGCGACGGCGAAGCTCGAGGGCAACGACTACCAGTTCGTCGTCGAGACCAAGGCCAAGGAGTCCAGCGCGACTCCGGGCACGGTCCTCGACCAGGACCCGACCCCCGGCAAGGAAGTACAGAAGGGGAGCACCGTCACCCTGACTGTCGCCAAGCAGAAGAAGCTCTCCACCGTGCCGGACGTCTCCAACAAGACGTGCGACGAGGCGAAGGCGCAGCTGGCCGACAACGATCTGAAGGGCACCTGCACCGAGGAGGAGAACGCTTCGGTCGATCCCGGCAAGGTGTTCTCGCAGAGCCTCGCCGCCAACAGCCAGGCCGAGCCCGGCTCCACGGTCGTCCTGAAGGTCGCCAAGGCTGCCCAGCAGATCACGGTGCCCGGTGACATCGCCGGCAAGAAGCTGAAGGAAGTACAGAAGCAGCTGACGGACCTCGGTCTCGTCCCGGCTCTGGCTCCCAACTCGTCCAACGACCCGAACGCCACGGTCGTGACGAGCCAGCCCGGTCCCAACTCGCCGGTGAACAAGGGCGACACGGTCACCCTGCTCACCGTCCCGCCCGGCCAGAACGGCGGCGGCGGGAACAACGGCGGCGGCGGGATCTTCGGAGGCGTCACCGGCCAGTAG
- a CDS encoding FtsW/RodA/SpoVE family cell cycle protein: protein MSSSTTHTSTIGAIGAPSRRNTELALLAFAVVIPVFAYANVGLAIDGSLPAGLLGYGLGLGLLAGVAHIVVRRFAPYADPLLLPIATLLNGMGLVIIWRLDQSERLQQLAKAQYGSFSPDAPNQLMYSAIGIALFVGVLMLLKDHRILQRYTYISMVGALILLLLPLVPGLGMNVFGAKIWISIGGFSIQPGEFAKIVIAVFFAGYLMVKRDALALASRRFMGLYLPRGRDLGPIIVVWVMSILILVFETDLGTSLLFFGMFVVMLYVATERTSWIVFGLLMSAVGAVGVASFEPHVQSRVQAWLDPMHEYMLSRQGVSGHSEQAMQALWAFGSGGVLGTGLGQGHSDLIKFAANSDFVLATFGEELGLAGIMAILLMYGLIAERGLRTALAARDPFGKLLAAGLSGAFAIQVFVVAGGVMGLIPLTGMTMPFLAYGGSSVIANWALIGILIRISDTARRPAPAPAPSPDAEMTQVVRP, encoded by the coding sequence ATGAGCAGTAGCACTACACACACGTCGACCATCGGCGCGATCGGTGCGCCGAGCCGGCGCAACACCGAGCTCGCGCTCCTCGCGTTCGCCGTCGTCATCCCCGTTTTCGCGTACGCGAACGTGGGCCTGGCGATCGACGGCTCGCTGCCCGCCGGGCTCCTGGGCTACGGCCTGGGCCTCGGCCTGCTCGCGGGCGTCGCGCACATCGTCGTACGCCGGTTCGCGCCGTACGCCGATCCGCTGCTCCTGCCGATCGCGACCCTGCTCAACGGCATGGGTCTGGTCATCATCTGGCGCCTGGACCAGTCGGAGCGCCTGCAGCAGCTGGCCAAGGCGCAGTACGGGTCGTTCAGCCCGGACGCGCCGAACCAGCTGATGTACTCCGCGATCGGCATCGCCCTGTTCGTGGGCGTGCTCATGCTGCTCAAGGACCACCGCATCCTGCAGCGCTACACCTACATCTCCATGGTGGGCGCGCTGATCCTGCTGCTGCTGCCGCTCGTGCCGGGTCTCGGTATGAACGTGTTCGGCGCGAAGATCTGGATCAGCATCGGCGGGTTCTCCATCCAGCCCGGTGAGTTCGCGAAGATCGTCATCGCGGTGTTCTTCGCGGGCTACCTGATGGTGAAGCGGGACGCGCTCGCGCTGGCCAGCCGCCGTTTCATGGGCCTGTACCTGCCGCGTGGCCGTGACCTCGGACCGATCATCGTCGTCTGGGTGATGTCGATCCTGATCCTGGTCTTCGAGACGGACCTCGGTACGTCGCTGCTGTTCTTCGGCATGTTCGTCGTGATGCTGTACGTCGCCACGGAGCGCACCAGCTGGATCGTGTTCGGTCTGCTGATGTCGGCGGTCGGCGCGGTCGGTGTCGCCTCGTTCGAGCCGCACGTGCAGAGCCGAGTCCAGGCGTGGCTCGACCCGATGCACGAGTACATGCTGAGCAGGCAGGGCGTCTCCGGTCACTCCGAGCAGGCGATGCAGGCCCTGTGGGCGTTCGGCTCCGGTGGCGTGCTCGGCACGGGCCTCGGCCAGGGCCACTCCGACCTGATCAAGTTCGCCGCGAACTCCGACTTCGTCCTCGCCACGTTCGGCGAGGAGCTCGGCCTCGCGGGCATCATGGCGATCCTGCTGATGTACGGGCTGATCGCCGAGCGCGGTCTGCGTACGGCGCTCGCGGCCCGTGACCCGTTCGGCAAGCTGCTCGCGGCCGGTCTGTCCGGCGCGTTCGCGATCCAGGTGTTCGTCGTCGCCGGCGGTGTCATGGGCCTCATCCCGCTGACCGGTATGACCATGCCGTTCCTCGCGTACGGCGGTTCCTCCGTGATCGCGAACTGGGCGCTGATCGGCATTCTGATCCGGATCAGCGATACCGCGCGCCGTCCGGCGCCGGCCCCCGCCCCCAGCCCCGACGCCGAGATGACCCAGGTGGTCCGACCGTGA
- a CDS encoding winged helix-turn-helix transcriptional regulator: protein MSGNGEHESGAVCEAGTHSPEACKRVDSGITRVFGLLGKRWTGLVVSVLLQHPVHFADLRRAIPGISERMLSDRLTELGAAGLVVREVDEGPPLRVAYRLTEAGSALEPALKELGLWAEAYLPEG from the coding sequence ATGTCGGGTAACGGGGAACACGAGAGCGGCGCCGTATGCGAGGCGGGGACCCACAGCCCCGAAGCGTGCAAGCGGGTCGACAGCGGCATCACTCGCGTCTTCGGCCTGCTCGGCAAGCGCTGGACGGGACTCGTCGTCTCCGTCCTCCTTCAGCACCCCGTCCACTTCGCCGACCTGCGCCGAGCCATCCCCGGCATCAGCGAGCGCATGCTCTCGGACCGCCTCACCGAACTCGGCGCCGCCGGCCTCGTCGTACGGGAGGTCGACGAAGGCCCCCCGCTCCGCGTCGCGTACCGCCTGACCGAAGCGGGCTCCGCCCTCGAACCGGCGCTGAAGGAACTCGGGCTCTGGGCCGAGGCGTATCTGCCTGAGGGGTAG
- a CDS encoding DUF2252 domain-containing protein, protein MTELDTTVPVQREEPATRRLRAVQGFATRPSSGSPKQEGKALRERVPRSAHAALTLHPARPDAVAAVEESNLGRIEELTPIRVGRMAATPFAFLRGSAGLMAHDLAQTPVTGIGAQICGDAHAANFGLYADARGGLVIDLNDFDETVHGPWEWDVKRLATSLVLAGREAGADEDTCREAAHYAVGAYRRTMRLLARLPALDAWNAIADEELVSHTDAHDLVGTLERVSEKARNNTSGRFAARSTELAEDGTRRFVDAPPVLRRVPDGEASEVAASLGDYLQTLSEDRLPLLGRYAIQDVAFRVVGTGSVGTRSYVVLLLDHRGEALVLQVKEARPSALLPHLPAVGFETPAPVHEGRRVVLGQKRMQVVSDILLGWTTVAGRPFQVRQFRNRKGSVDPAALAADQMDDYGRMTGALLARAHAHSADPRLIAGYCGKNEELDESIAQFAVTYADRTEQDHASLVRAVREGRMGAEVGV, encoded by the coding sequence GTGACCGAGCTCGACACGACGGTGCCGGTACAGCGTGAGGAACCGGCGACTCGACGGCTGCGGGCCGTCCAGGGGTTCGCGACGCGACCCTCCTCCGGATCACCCAAGCAGGAGGGCAAGGCCCTGCGCGAGCGCGTACCGCGCTCCGCGCACGCGGCCCTCACCCTGCACCCCGCACGTCCCGACGCCGTCGCCGCGGTCGAGGAGTCCAACCTCGGCCGGATCGAAGAGCTCACCCCCATACGCGTCGGCAGGATGGCGGCGACCCCGTTCGCGTTCCTGCGCGGATCCGCCGGTCTCATGGCCCACGACCTCGCACAGACCCCCGTCACCGGCATCGGCGCCCAGATCTGCGGAGACGCCCACGCGGCGAACTTCGGCCTCTACGCCGACGCCCGCGGCGGCCTCGTCATCGACCTCAACGACTTCGACGAAACGGTGCACGGCCCCTGGGAATGGGACGTGAAGCGACTCGCCACCTCACTCGTCCTCGCGGGCCGCGAAGCCGGAGCCGACGAGGACACCTGCCGGGAAGCCGCGCACTACGCGGTGGGCGCGTACCGCCGCACCATGCGCCTGCTGGCCAGACTGCCCGCCCTCGACGCGTGGAACGCCATCGCCGACGAGGAACTCGTCTCCCACACCGACGCCCACGACCTCGTCGGCACGCTGGAACGCGTATCCGAGAAGGCCCGCAACAACACCAGCGGAAGATTCGCCGCCAGGTCCACAGAGCTGGCCGAGGACGGCACCCGACGCTTCGTCGACGCGCCACCCGTGTTGCGCCGCGTACCCGATGGGGAGGCGTCCGAGGTCGCGGCATCCCTCGGCGACTACCTGCAGACACTCTCCGAAGACCGCCTGCCCCTGCTCGGCCGCTACGCGATCCAGGACGTCGCCTTCCGCGTCGTCGGCACCGGGAGCGTCGGCACGAGGTCGTACGTGGTGCTGCTCCTCGACCACCGGGGAGAGGCACTCGTGCTCCAGGTGAAGGAAGCACGGCCCTCCGCGCTGCTGCCCCACCTGCCCGCAGTCGGCTTCGAGACGCCGGCGCCCGTCCATGAGGGGCGGCGCGTGGTCCTCGGACAGAAGCGGATGCAGGTCGTCAGCGACATCCTGCTCGGCTGGACGACCGTGGCCGGACGACCCTTCCAGGTACGGCAGTTCAGAAACCGCAAGGGAAGTGTCGACCCCGCGGCTCTCGCCGCCGATCAGATGGATGACTACGGCCGCATGACGGGTGCGCTCCTCGCCCGCGCTCACGCACACAGCGCCGACCCCCGACTGATCGCCGGCTACTGCGGCAAGAACGAGGAATTGGACGAGTCCATCGCCCAGTTCGCTGTCACCTACGCGGATCGCACGGAACAGGACCACGCATCCCTGGTCAGGGCTGTGCGGGAGGGGCGGATGGGGGCTGAGGTGGGGGTTTGA
- a CDS encoding FHA domain-containing protein FhaB/FipA, translated as MSELTLTVMRLGFLAVLWLFVIVAVQVIRSDLFGTRVTQRGSRRDSGRQQQAAARQAAPPQQRAQQQNSGGGGGRQRRGAPTKLVVSEGTLTGTTVALQGQTITLGRAHDSTIVLDDDYASSKHARIYPDRDGQWIVEDLGSTNGTYLDRARLTTPQPIPLGAPIRIGKTVIELRK; from the coding sequence ATGTCAGAGCTGACCCTGACGGTCATGCGGTTGGGTTTCCTGGCCGTTCTGTGGCTGTTCGTGATCGTGGCCGTCCAGGTCATCCGCAGCGACCTGTTCGGTACGCGCGTCACCCAGCGCGGGTCGCGTCGTGACAGCGGGCGCCAGCAGCAGGCTGCGGCCCGCCAGGCCGCGCCGCCGCAACAGCGCGCCCAGCAGCAGAACAGCGGTGGAGGCGGCGGGCGGCAGCGCCGCGGCGCCCCCACGAAACTCGTCGTCTCCGAGGGCACCCTCACGGGCACCACGGTGGCGCTGCAGGGCCAGACCATCACGCTGGGCCGCGCGCACGATTCGACGATCGTCCTCGACGACGACTACGCGTCGAGCAAGCATGCCAGGATCTACCCGGACCGGGACGGACAGTGGATCGTGGAGGACCTCGGGTCCACCAACGGCACCTATCTCGACCGGGCCCGGCTGACCACCCCGCAGCCGATTCCGCTGGGCGCGCCGATCCGCATCGGCAAGACCGTCATCGAGCTGCGGAAGTAG